From the Purpureocillium takamizusanense chromosome 6, complete sequence genome, one window contains:
- the OMA1 gene encoding metalloendopeptidase (MEROPS:MER0026545~COG:O~EggNog:ENOG503NX2W~TransMembrane:2 (i85-102o244-268i)), translating into MLASRLSRLGCGSLSGAARLPRHATAAILSSRPRAVLVLATRPLSDTPRRRQQSQDPHERLRAARPLVPHALSQRFTQAGRTRNSKAFAAVCVVAAVAFYLYNSQTVPVTGRRRFNFLSDKLVAKATARSADAVIWQVQNQGGHFLSDWDPRAMLVKRVMKRLIPVSGMTDLDWEIHVIADNRTANAFVLPGGKVFVHSGILNVCRNEDALAAVLGHEIAHNTASHAAERLSAAWVGNLTAGSLFFLAGALPGLALFSLWSFVGGFYLQDLLFYLPMGRKQESEADYIGLMMMAEACYDPRAALGFWQRMEAIQRSGGQEVPEMLSTHPSNQHRINKIQEWLPEAMKKRGESDCRGTAAFADRFRLALRRGKPVDAVVVQL; encoded by the exons ATGCTGGCGTCGCGCCTGAGCCGGCTCGGTTGCGGCTCCCTCTCTGGCGCCgctcgccttcctcgacaCGCGACAGCCGCCATCCTCTCCTCCCGAccccgcgccgtcctcgtcctcgccacaCGACCGTTGTCCGATACGCCTCGCCGGAGGCAGCAGTCGCAAGACCCGCACGAGCGCCTCCGCGCGGCCCGGCCTCTTGTCCCGCACGCTCTGTCGCAGCGCTTCACGCAAGCCGGCCGGACGCGCAACTCAAAGGCCTTTGCCGCGGTGTGCGTTGTTGCGGCCGTGGCCTTTTACCTCTACAATTCGCAGACGGTGCCCGTGACGGGCCGACGGCGCTTCAACTTCCTCTCGGACAAGCTGGTGGCCAAGGCAACCGCGCGGTCAGCAGATGCTGTCATCTGGCAGGTGCAGAACCAGGGAGGCCACTTTCTGTCGGACTGGGACCCGCGGGCGATGCTGGTGAAGCGCGTCATGAAGCGGCTGATTCCCGTTAGCGGGATGACGGACCTGGACTGGGAGATTCACGTCATCGCAGACAATC GAACGGCCAATGCCTTTGTCCTCCCGGGGGGCAAAGTTTTCGTGCATAGCGGGATCCTCAACGTCTGCCGCAacgaggacgcgctggcggcggtgctcggGCACGAGATTGCGCACAACACGGCGTCGCacgcggcggagcggctgtcggcggcgtgggtggGCAACCTGACGGCGGGGAGCCTCTTCTTTCTGGCCGGGGCGCTGCCGGGGCTGGCTCTCTTCAGCCTGTGGAGCTTCGTGGGCGGCTTCTACCTGCAAGACCTGCTCTTCTACCTGCCCATGGGGCGCAAGCAGGAGAGCGAGGCCGACTATATTGGgctcatgatgatggcggagGCGTGCTATGACCCCCGCGCGGCGTTGGGGTTCTGGCAGCGGATGGAGGCGATCCAACGGTCGGGCGGGCAAGAGGTGCCCGAAATGCTGAGCACACACCCGTCG AACCAGCACAGAATCAACAAGATTCAGGAGTGGCTGCCCGAGGCGATGAAGAAGCGCGGCGAGAGCGACTGcaggggcacggcggcgtttgCGGACCGGTTCAGGTTGGCGTTGCGGAGGGGGAAGCCGGTGgacgcggtggtggtgcagttGTGA
- a CDS encoding uncharacterized protein (EggNog:ENOG503P5EJ~COG:C) — protein sequence MADKKITTAEVGQHKDDSNGYWLIVENKVYDVTKFLDEHPGGAKILKRFAGKNATKAFWKYHSENVLKRHGPKYEIGEVAEAAKL from the exons ATGGCCGACAAGAAAATCACCACTGCCGAGGTCGGCCAGCACAAGGACGACTCCAACGGTTACTGGCTCATTGTCGAGAATAAGGTCTACGACGTGACAA agttcctcgacgagcaccccggcggcgccaagatCCTCAAGCGGTTCGCCGGCAAGAACGCCACCAAGGCCTTTTGGAAGTACCACAGCGAGAACGTGCTGAAGCGACACGGGCCCAAGTACGAGATTggcgaggtggccgaggcggccaagctgTAA
- a CDS encoding Acid phosphatase (COG:S~EggNog:ENOG503NYU2), with the protein MKPSFFSCSPSSSSSTTTAALFAATGIAATAALQFQNTPLYSSYSFNALEHLAGNSPYFEPVDTPGRQPDPPRGCSVTRAAYLVRHAAINANDFDYEQYLGPFLRKLGNSSSSGDSRAGWAAASPSLAFLASWEPPSFSEQEKLTRTGKVEAAQLGLSLSYRYPGLRLPRRVWTSTAERTVESAKGLARGLEVDDGSIGVVEVYEGKESGADSLTPYKSCKGYASDAGSDKQRAYVEAYTKPIVDRLNQDVARASGPAKLDFNFTTEDVVAMQALCGYETVIRGSSPFCSTDLFDPDEWLQYEYGQDIQYHYNVGYGSRVAGAIGFPWLNATLGLLSSDADVQQDMYVSFTHRELPPAVLVAMGLFNNSRFSGADDVNATMPLDQVNHGRAWVSSRILPFLANIAIERMNCSSPSSSSPSSSSSARNDSSSTTFYRVLVNRAPQVLPGCLDGPGQSCSADGLRDFVRQREALFGGFSDICGNTYKNSTDLVTFYTDASKNGTTGDK; encoded by the coding sequence aTGAAGccttccttcttctcttgctccccctcctcctcctcctccacaaccaccgccgcactcttcgccgccaccggcatcgcggccacggcggccctgcagTTCCAAAACACGCCGCTGTACTCGTCCTACTCGTTCAACGCgctcgagcacctcgccggcaACTCGCCCTACTTTGAGCCCGTCGACACCCCCGGGCGGCAGCCCGACCCGCCGCGCGGCTGCTCCgtgacgcgggcggcgtaCCTGGTGCGGCACGCGGCCATCAACGCAAACGACTTTGACTACGAGCAGTACCTGGGGCCGTTCCTGCGCAAGCtgggcaacagcagcagcagcggcgacagcaggGCCGGatgggccgccgcgtcgccgtcgctggcctTCCTCGCCTCGTGGGagcccccctccttctccgaGCAGGAGAAGCTCACGCGCaccggcaaggtcgaggccgcgcaGCTCGGGCTCTCGCTGTCGTACCGCTACCCGGgcctgcggctgccgcggcgcgtgtggacgtcgacggcggagcgTACAGTCGAGAGCGCCaagggcctcgcgcgcgggctcgaggtcgacgacggctccaTCGGCGTGGTCGAGGTGTACGAGGGCAAGGAGTCCGGCGCGGATAGCCTCACCCCGTACAAGAGCTGCAAGGGGTACGCCTCGGACGCGGGCTCCGACAAGCAGCGCGCCTACGTCGAGGCGTACACCAAGCCCATCGTCGACCGCCTCAACCAGGACGtcgcgcgggcgtcgggaCCCGCCAAGCTCGACTTCAACTTCACGACCGAAGACGTCGTGGCCATGCAGGCGCTCTGCGGCTACGAGACCGTCATCCGCGGGTCCTCGCCCTTTTGCTCGACGGACCTCTTCGACCCGGACGAGTGGCTGCAGTACGAGTACGGCCAGGACATCCAGTACCACTACAACGTCGGCTACGGGagccgcgtcgccggcgccatcggctTCCCCTGGCTCAACGCCACGCTCGGCCTCCTCTCCTCGGACGCGGACGTCCAGCAGGACATGTACGTGTCGTTTACGCACCGCGAgttgccgcccgccgtgctcgtcgccatgggccTCTTCAACAACAGCCGCTtctcgggcgccgacgacgtcaacgccaCCATGCCGCTGGACCAGGTCAACCACGGCCGCGCTTGGGTGTCGAGCCGCATCCTGCCGTTTCTGGCCAACATTGCCATTGAGCGCATGAACTGctcctccccttcttcttcttctccctcttcctcctcatccgCACGCAacgactcgtcgtcgacgacctttTACCGCGTCTTGGTGAACCGCGCCCCCCAGGTGCTGCCGGGCTGCCTCGACGGGCCCGGCCAGAGCTGCTCGGCCGACGGCCTGCGGGACTTTGTGCGCCAGCGCGAGGCTCTCTTCGGGGGCTTCTCTGACATCTGCGGCAACACGTACAAGAACTCGACCGACTTGGTCACGTTTTACACCGACGCGTCGAAAAATGGGACGACGGGGGATAAGTAG
- a CDS encoding uncharacterized protein (COG:E~EggNog:ENOG503NX97), whose product MDAADGILDAAAAERRILLLRQADRSSTTSSSSSAAAAAPSQENPPTLPTPSALRAAEAALAPRADPSWHVGGWSARRLVTHVLDDIVPALTGQAASARYYGFVTGGVLPAAEWADNVVSRCDQNVQVHLPGQTVATAVEDAALGMLAGLLRLEDTPTATTTTTWRGRTFTTGATGSNVLGLACGREAVLQKRLGDDSLAAAGGVGEVGLLAACLRAGVSEVQVLTSAGHSSLSKAASIVGIGRASVKELRRVDGGAQPWRLDLDALEAELRRPGVASIIAVSAGDVNTGGFALAGVGEWRRVRELADKYGSWIHVDGAFGIFARVLGEGDEYAWLKKQLEGIELADSITVDGHKMLNVPYDCGMFYTRSASILQSVFTNPNAAYLSSGSASSIPSPLNIGLENSRRFRALPVYAALLSEGYPGFERIVSNMVQLSRRVAAYLRDSPHYELLPDQGAPLDRVFMIVLFRAKDAALNDVLVERINETRQMYVSGTAWAGQKAVRIAVSNWKVDIERDFKVVAAILDAVAVGDEFDLEKVDAR is encoded by the exons atggacgccgccgacggcatcctcgacgcggccgccgcagagaggcgcatcctcctcctccggcagGCTGAccgctcctccaccacctcatcatcatcatcagctgccgccgccgcgccgtcccaGGAGAACCCGCCCACGCTCCCTACGCCgtccgccctgcgcgccgccgaggccgccctcgccccgcgTGCCGACCCGTCGTGGCACGTCGGCGGCTggagcgcccgccgcctcgtcacccacgtcctcgacgacatcgtcccCGCGCTGaccggccaggccgcctccgcccgctACTACGGcttcgtcaccggcggcgtgctgcccgccgccgagtggGCCGACAACGTCGTCTCGCGCTGCGACCAGAACGTCCAGGTCCACCTGCCCGGCCAGActgtcgccaccgccgtcgaggacgccgccctgGGCATGCTGGCCGGCTTGCTGCGCCTGGAGGAtacgccgacggcgacgaccaccaccacctggcgcgggcgcacCTTTACCAccggcgccacgggcagcAACGTGCTGGGCCTGGCAtgcggccgcgaggccgtcctGCAGAAGAGACTGGGCGATGACagcctcgcagcagcaggaggagtgGGCGAGGTGGGCCTCCTGGCGGCCTGCCTTCGCGCGGGCGTCTCCGAGGTGCAGGTCCTGACGAGCGCGGGCCACAGCTCGCTGTCCAAGGCGGCGAGCATTGTCGGCATCGGACGCGCCTccgtcaaggagctgcgccgcgtcgacggcggagcCCAGCCGTGGaggctcgacctcgacgccctcgaggcggagctgcgccggcccGGCGTGGCGAGCATCATCGCCGTGAGCGCGGGTGACGTCAACACGGGCGGGTTtgcgctcgccggcgtgggGGAGTGGAGGCGCGTGAGGGAGCTGGCGGACAAGTACGGCTCGTGGATTCACGTCGATGGCG CGTTTGGCATTTTTGCGCGTGTCTTGGGAGAGGGCGACGAGTACGCCTGGCTCaagaagcagctcgagggcatTGAGCTGGCCGACAGCATCACCGTGGATGGCCACAAGATGCTCAACGTG CCGTACGACTGCGGCATGTTCTACACGCGCTCCGCGTCGATCCTGCAGTCCGTCTTCACTAATCCTAACGCCGCCTACCTCTCCTCCGGCTCCGCCTCCAGCATTCCCTCGCCGCTCAACATCGGGCTCGAGAACTCGCGCCGCTTTCGGGCCCTGCCCGTGTACGCGGCTCTCCTCAGCGAGGGCTACCCGGGCTtcgagcgcatcgtctcCAACATGGTGCAGCTGTCACGCCGCGTGGCCGCCTACCTGCGAGACTCGCCGCACTATGAACTGCTGCCAGACCAAGGTGCGCCGCTCGACCGCGTCTTCATGATTGTCTTGTTCCgggccaaggacgccgccctcaacgACGTTCTCGTCGAGAGGATCAACGAAACGAGGCAGATGTACGTGAGCGGGACGGCCTGGGCCGGGCAAAAGGCCGTGAGGATTGCCGTGTCGAACTGGAAGGTGGATATAGAGCGGGACTTTAAGGTCGTAGcggccatcctcgacgccgtaGCCGTGGGTGACGAGTTTGACCTAGAAAAGGTCGACGCACGATGA
- a CDS encoding uncharacterized protein (EggNog:ENOG503P8XD~COG:S): protein MAQGAFKQSSKAKAPKAVHSKKQASKVSKPKKNKAGIDKAHKKFTSGLTAKTEALLGERAGHLELLGGKGKRTDKKATVKAGSKKFG from the coding sequence ATGGCCCAAGGCGCATTCAAGCAGTccagcaaggccaaggcccccAAGGCCGTGCACTCCAAGAAGCAGGCGTCCAAGGTGTCTaagcccaagaagaacaaggccGGCATCGACAAGGCGCACAAGAAGTTCACCTCTGGCctgacggccaagacggaggccctgctgggcgagcgcgccggccacctcgagctcctgggcggcaagggcaagcgcACCGACAAGAAGGCCACTGTCAAGGCCGGCTCCAAGAAGTTTGGCTGA
- a CDS encoding uncharacterized protein (COG:S~EggNog:ENOG503P443) has protein sequence MPQPLELSNPMSLGFSVGDFLAVSKLIKDISDCIRHGSTTSYQALDVELHSLKRALDEIERLQCPPGQEADVNKVKVVALNCRPPLDQFAAKLKAYGILGHQPQGKPTPKSGLEKLAKKVQWRVEMEEHAVRLRASIVAHVGFLAVRLNLIGLRWTSTRALFDRELTKSGKTSLHQSESKQLKDRLSRQHLPSSFSKYPNLHLHALGCGLNPSWTLQRISGSQISESLPWYLKYMAACPDRTLRTRGFKTRSGSKTPWGTYSPFLPSTAGVRFMPSFATGLRQARAARR, from the exons ATGCC TCAACCCCTCGAGCTCTCAAATCCAATGTCGCTGGGCTTCTCGGTCGGCGAtttcctcgccgtctccaAGCTGATCAAGGACATATCCGACTGCATTCGCCATGGCTCGACCACATCATACCAAGCCCTTGATGTCGAATTGCACTCTCTGAAGCGGGCTCTCGACGAGATTGAACGCCTTCAATGCCCCCCCGGTCAAGAGGCCGACGTGAACAAGGTCAAGGTGGTGGCTTTGAACTGCCGACCGCCGCTGGATCAGTTCGCCGCGAAGCTAAAAGCGTATGGCATCCTCGGCCATCAACCCCAAGGAAAGCCAACCCCGAAGTCTGGCCTAGAGAAGCTCGCAAAAAAGGTGCAATGGCGTGTAGAGATGGAGGAGCACGCGGTGAGATTGCGCGCATCCATTGTCGCGCACGTCGGCTTCTTAGCCGTGCGACTGAACCTGATCGGACT gagatggacgagcACCAGAGCGCTCTTCGATCGCGAATTGACCAAGTCCGGGAAGACGTCCTTGCATCAGAGCGAAAgcaagcagctcaaggaTCGCTTGTCCAGGCAACATCTGCCCTCATCCTTCAGCAAATATCCGAACTTGCATCTGC ATGCATTGGGGTGCGGCTTGAATCCCTCGTGGACCTTGCAAAGAATATCTGGCAGTCAAATCTCAGAATCATTGCCATGGTATCTGAAATACATGGCCGCTTGCCCAGACCGAACACTTCGTACACGTGGTTTCAAGACCCGATCCGGTTCGAAGACGCCCTGGGGCACGTATTCCCCATTCCTTCCGAGTACAGCTGGAGT ACGATTCATGCCATCATTCGCGACCGGTTTGCGACAGGCCCGGGCTGCCAGAAGGTGA